Proteins from a genomic interval of Corynebacterium freiburgense:
- a CDS encoding TIGR01777 family oxidoreductase: MSQIAEHFVPSSPDFVWDWCSRPGAVVRLAPKFVPMTPIEEPKRLSDGTTVYSLPAGLKWISRYNLVDYIPGQRFSNVCIKAPLKALSKWRDTVTLTAQDGGTLIEEEIHTNLPSSSVQSLLAYRQHQLAQDLTTLQALGPLNANPKVIAMTGTNGLVGRSLRALLTTSGHRVISLVRKEQEPAVTQGAVNRTAADQRLWDPISPAWDLLEGVDCLVHLAGEPLMGRFHEDHRKAIRSSRIGPTTALARRAAASSTCTTMVCASAIGFYGHEPSETPLDESAPKGTGFLADMTAEWEDACTPARDAGVRVVNIRTGVTLSSWGGSLPIVRTLFSTGLGGHIGDGEHRMSWISLDDLTDIYRLAILSESMNGPINAVAPSPITHREFSRALGEQMGRPAIIPIPSFGPKLLLGSQGAQELVLADHNVCSSVLTHEFRHPTIDLALAHELGGENFRNA; the protein is encoded by the coding sequence GTGTCGCAGATTGCTGAGCACTTCGTTCCATCGAGCCCGGATTTCGTATGGGATTGGTGTTCCCGCCCTGGTGCGGTTGTGCGTTTAGCACCGAAGTTCGTACCAATGACACCAATAGAGGAACCGAAACGTTTATCTGATGGCACCACGGTATATTCGCTGCCTGCGGGCCTTAAATGGATTTCTCGGTACAACCTTGTGGACTATATTCCGGGCCAGCGCTTTAGCAATGTATGTATTAAAGCCCCACTGAAAGCACTTTCGAAATGGCGGGACACTGTTACATTGACCGCACAGGATGGCGGCACACTTATTGAGGAGGAAATTCATACGAATTTACCTTCATCATCGGTGCAATCACTTTTGGCATATCGCCAACACCAATTGGCTCAAGATTTAACCACACTTCAAGCGCTGGGCCCGCTAAATGCTAATCCTAAAGTGATTGCTATGACCGGCACCAATGGTCTTGTGGGCCGTTCGCTTCGAGCCTTATTGACCACCTCAGGGCATCGTGTTATTTCTTTGGTGCGCAAAGAGCAGGAACCCGCTGTAACACAAGGAGCCGTAAACCGTACTGCCGCTGATCAACGCCTTTGGGATCCAATATCACCAGCCTGGGATCTTTTAGAAGGTGTCGATTGTTTGGTACATCTTGCCGGCGAACCCCTTATGGGCCGCTTTCATGAGGATCACCGAAAGGCAATACGTTCCTCACGCATTGGCCCAACAACGGCACTTGCTCGCCGCGCCGCCGCCTCATCAACATGTACAACGATGGTGTGCGCTTCTGCTATTGGATTCTATGGTCATGAGCCTTCCGAAACCCCACTTGACGAATCCGCACCCAAAGGCACCGGTTTCCTTGCCGATATGACCGCCGAGTGGGAGGACGCCTGCACTCCTGCCCGAGACGCTGGCGTGCGGGTGGTCAATATCCGCACCGGGGTGACATTGAGTAGTTGGGGCGGCAGTCTTCCTATTGTGCGCACTCTATTCTCGACTGGTTTAGGCGGACATATTGGGGATGGCGAACACCGAATGTCATGGATTTCTTTAGATGATTTAACAGACATTTATCGCCTCGCAATTTTGAGCGAATCTATGAACGGCCCGATCAACGCTGTTGCTCCGTCACCAATTACCCATCGAGAATTTTCCCGTGCCCTTGGAGAACAGATGGGACGCCCTGCTATCATTCCAATTCCAAGTTTTGGGCCAAAACTCTTGCTTGGCTCTCAGGGTGCTCAAGAGCTCGTGTTAGCAGATCACAATGTTTGCTCATCCGTACTTACGCACGAATTCAGACACCCCACAATTGACCTTGCGCTGGCACATGAGTTGGGTGGCGAAAATTTCCGTAACGCCTAA
- a CDS encoding dihydroorotase — MTEYPATGELSAPESGTLLLRNVRPYGEGEPVHIRIENGVIVSLDAEDQPADRIIECHGNILLPGLVDIHVHLREPGREDTETIATGSAAAAKGGFTAVFTMANTQPVMDQPVIAESVWYKGQALGLCDVHPVGSITKGLEGKELTEFGMMAQSAAKVRMFSDDGKCVDNPLIMRRAIEYSRGQDVLLAQHCEEPRLTEGAVAHEGANAAKLGLRGWPRAAEESIVARDALLARDYGGRVHICHASTVGSVELVTWAKEKGIPLTAEVTPHHLILTDERLHTYDGVNRVNPPLREEHDTLALRQALLDGVIDCVATDHAPHGSEEKCCEFEHARPGMLGLETSLAIIADTFVRTGLADWRWVAKVMSERPCEIVRLPGHGRPIAVGEPANLTVIDPEHTWTAHGEDMASKSENTPYEGMEFHTKVTHTVLRGRVTCENGIVADPRGEA, encoded by the coding sequence ATGACCGAATACCCAGCAACTGGTGAACTTTCCGCACCAGAATCCGGCACCCTACTTCTCCGAAACGTTCGCCCCTACGGTGAAGGCGAGCCAGTTCATATCCGCATTGAAAACGGCGTAATCGTCTCCCTAGATGCCGAAGACCAGCCCGCCGATCGCATAATAGAATGCCACGGAAATATTCTTCTGCCAGGACTTGTGGATATCCACGTACATCTTCGTGAACCCGGCAGGGAAGATACCGAAACCATTGCCACCGGTTCCGCCGCAGCTGCTAAAGGCGGATTTACCGCAGTATTTACTATGGCAAATACCCAACCAGTAATGGACCAGCCGGTAATCGCGGAATCCGTATGGTACAAGGGGCAAGCTCTAGGTCTATGTGATGTTCACCCAGTAGGCTCCATTACCAAAGGCCTAGAAGGTAAAGAACTCACGGAATTTGGCATGATGGCACAATCCGCAGCAAAAGTGCGGATGTTTTCCGATGACGGTAAATGCGTAGACAACCCGCTGATTATGCGCCGGGCAATCGAATACTCGCGTGGACAAGATGTGCTTCTTGCACAGCACTGCGAAGAACCTCGACTTACCGAAGGTGCCGTCGCCCATGAAGGGGCCAATGCGGCGAAACTTGGCTTACGTGGTTGGCCACGCGCCGCCGAGGAATCCATTGTTGCGCGTGACGCTTTACTTGCACGCGACTACGGTGGCCGGGTACATATTTGCCATGCTTCTACCGTTGGATCAGTGGAACTTGTAACCTGGGCAAAAGAAAAAGGCATTCCATTGACTGCAGAAGTAACACCACACCACCTGATACTTACCGATGAACGGTTGCACACCTATGACGGCGTAAATCGGGTTAACCCGCCTCTACGAGAAGAGCACGATACGCTCGCACTACGCCAAGCGCTTCTCGATGGCGTTATCGATTGCGTTGCTACGGATCATGCACCACACGGTTCCGAAGAAAAATGCTGCGAATTTGAGCACGCTCGCCCCGGAATGCTCGGTTTGGAAACGTCACTGGCAATTATTGCCGATACTTTTGTGCGTACCGGACTTGCAGATTGGCGTTGGGTCGCCAAAGTAATGAGTGAACGCCCATGCGAAATTGTGCGTTTGCCTGGGCATGGGCGTCCAATTGCAGTTGGGGAACCCGCAAATCTCACCGTGATAGACCCAGAACATACATGGACTGCCCATGGGGAAGATATGGCATCAAAATCCGAAAACACTCCATATGAAGGTATGGAATTCCATACCAAAGTCACTCACACCGTTTTACGTGGCCGAGTGACCTGCGAAAACGGAATCGTTGCTGATCCCAGGGGCGAGGCGTAA
- a CDS encoding shikimate kinase: MSPRVVLVGPPGAGKSTIGRRLAHALNTSLVDSDVLIEAEQGRPCGEVYADLGEEAFRELEAIKVAEALETSGVVSLGGGAVVTESNRNLLANHPVVWVDVSLEEGVRRTISDTSRPVLAAADPKERYQQLLTERTPLYREVAGYRARTDGRTPQQVVADVLNYLETHSDTHEKDV, encoded by the coding sequence ATGTCGCCTCGCGTAGTGCTAGTAGGCCCCCCAGGGGCAGGTAAATCCACAATCGGCCGGCGCCTTGCCCATGCTTTGAACACGAGTTTGGTGGATTCAGATGTGCTTATTGAAGCTGAACAAGGCCGTCCATGCGGAGAGGTATATGCCGATTTGGGCGAAGAAGCGTTCCGTGAGCTGGAAGCAATAAAAGTTGCTGAGGCATTGGAAACTTCCGGTGTTGTCAGCCTGGGCGGGGGTGCGGTGGTCACAGAATCAAATAGGAATCTGCTTGCGAACCACCCGGTGGTTTGGGTTGATGTATCCCTAGAAGAAGGAGTTCGCCGCACTATAAGTGATACCTCTCGTCCTGTCCTTGCGGCCGCCGATCCAAAAGAACGGTACCAACAATTGCTTACCGAACGGACGCCGCTGTATCGCGAAGTCGCAGGGTATCGGGCCCGAACGGACGGCCGGACCCCGCAACAAGTAGTGGCAGATGTATTGAACTATCTAGAAACACATAGCGACACCCACGAAAAGGACGTCTAA
- a CDS encoding aminopeptidase P family protein, translating into MTLLADTRFATRRRTLAAALAAQRVDSILITHLTHVRYLSGFSGSNGALLINKDLSAAIATDGRYTTQIAEEVPDIQAVIARPSAAALLQKVIGPRRVGFEAAYVSVSELRELEEACGPDVTLVPITDVVENIRLTKDNVELQRLREVAELASTAFQDLLAAGEIAVGRTEREIAADLEYRMRKLGAERPSFDTIVASGSNSAKPHHGAGDRKLVPGDLVTLDFGAHDRGFNSDMTRTVIMDHTTDFTAEIYNIVLEAQLAGVAAATPGTSLVDIDRACRDIIETAGYGEYFVHSTGHGIGLDVHEAPWAAKTGKGELKPGMTLTIEPGIYVPGKGGVRIEDTLIITSGAPEIITKVSKDLLVV; encoded by the coding sequence ATGACCCTTTTAGCCGATACGAGATTTGCCACCCGCCGCCGTACCCTTGCGGCGGCACTTGCTGCACAACGCGTTGATTCCATCCTTATTACTCATCTGACACATGTTCGATATCTCTCCGGTTTCTCGGGTTCCAATGGAGCGCTGCTTATCAATAAAGACCTCAGCGCTGCAATTGCCACCGATGGGCGGTATACCACACAAATCGCCGAAGAAGTCCCAGATATCCAAGCAGTGATCGCGCGCCCGAGCGCTGCCGCACTTCTACAAAAAGTTATTGGTCCGCGCAGAGTTGGATTTGAAGCAGCATATGTTTCTGTATCGGAACTTCGCGAACTTGAAGAAGCTTGCGGTCCGGATGTGACCCTTGTGCCAATTACTGATGTAGTAGAAAACATTCGCCTCACCAAAGACAATGTGGAATTGCAGCGGCTGCGTGAAGTAGCAGAACTTGCTTCAACTGCATTCCAAGATCTTCTTGCCGCCGGTGAAATCGCGGTCGGCCGTACCGAGCGAGAAATCGCCGCAGACTTGGAATATCGTATGCGCAAACTTGGTGCAGAACGGCCTAGCTTTGACACAATTGTTGCTTCCGGTTCGAACTCGGCAAAACCTCACCACGGCGCGGGAGATCGAAAGCTTGTTCCAGGGGATTTAGTAACGTTAGACTTTGGTGCCCATGACCGTGGATTTAACTCCGATATGACCCGAACAGTCATTATGGACCACACCACTGATTTCACCGCGGAAATTTACAATATTGTTTTAGAAGCCCAACTAGCTGGTGTAGCTGCAGCAACACCAGGAACATCGCTCGTTGATATCGATAGAGCTTGCCGGGACATTATTGAAACAGCTGGTTATGGAGAATACTTTGTGCATTCCACAGGGCATGGGATTGGATTAGACGTCCATGAAGCGCCGTGGGCTGCGAAAACCGGCAAAGGTGAACTGAAACCCGGAATGACACTAACTATCGAACCGGGGATCTATGTGCCAGGTAAAGGAGGCGTCCGGATTGAAGATACCCTGATTATCACTTCTGGTGCTCCTGAGATTATCACCAAAGTGAGTAAAGACCTGCTTGTGGTGTAG
- a CDS encoding YbjN domain-containing protein — protein MTETNPTPVTLDRVAEIFQAENLEYVPEENGLLRSGFPNAAIGLVIENDYLLFDAAWRGEPTADTAPHMLAAVNEWNLTQIMPSLSFSEITEGTLSLRAHRGLYIGHGATKNQIGAFVMSAIEHTLSCFQWLETQFPHLVTWKDNE, from the coding sequence GTGACTGAAACAAATCCCACTCCCGTAACCCTTGATCGCGTTGCGGAAATTTTTCAGGCTGAGAACCTTGAATACGTCCCCGAAGAAAACGGTTTATTACGCTCCGGATTCCCTAATGCTGCCATAGGCTTAGTCATTGAAAATGATTATCTGCTTTTCGACGCCGCGTGGCGCGGCGAACCCACAGCAGATACCGCACCCCACATGCTCGCGGCAGTCAATGAGTGGAATCTGACGCAAATCATGCCCAGCCTGAGCTTTAGTGAGATTACCGAAGGCACACTAAGCCTTCGCGCCCACCGAGGACTCTATATCGGTCACGGCGCCACCAAAAACCAAATCGGCGCATTTGTAATGTCCGCCATTGAACACACCCTATCCTGTTTTCAGTGGTTGGAAACCCAATTTCCGCACCTGGTTACCTGGAAGGACAACGAATGA
- a CDS encoding YbjN domain-containing protein: MITAVNLERVSDIMKEFGISLTPQEELATANLNGYPVTFAVINRSVLIIRADSSTEEPVADGNPTKFLACNHFNAYNFQCKAAIMDRVENIIIRTECEIMVAAGMTDDQLRAAVKEGVDNVLQAQQAIAQLADSMS, from the coding sequence ATGATCACTGCTGTCAACCTAGAACGCGTGTCGGACATTATGAAAGAGTTTGGCATTAGCCTCACTCCCCAAGAAGAACTCGCCACCGCGAACCTAAATGGTTACCCTGTGACCTTCGCTGTGATCAATCGCTCCGTACTCATAATTCGTGCCGATTCCTCCACAGAGGAACCAGTTGCAGATGGAAACCCCACCAAATTCCTCGCGTGCAATCATTTCAACGCCTATAATTTTCAATGCAAAGCCGCAATCATGGATCGCGTTGAAAACATTATTATTCGTACAGAATGCGAAATAATGGTTGCTGCAGGCATGACCGATGACCAATTGCGAGCAGCTGTTAAAGAAGGCGTAGACAACGTACTTCAAGCACAGCAAGCCATCGCCCAACTTGCGGATTCAATGTCTTAA
- the efp gene encoding elongation factor P translates to MATTADFKNGLVLKMEGKLQQIIEFQHVKPGKGPAFVRTKLKDVVSGKVVDKTFNAGVKVETATVDRRDMTYLYNDGTSYVLMDAKTYDQIELAPHLMGEGAKFLLENTVVQVSFHDGEPLFAELPVSVELKVEHTDPGLQGDRSTGGTKPATLETGAEIQVPLFIETGNVLKVDTRDGSYISRVNN, encoded by the coding sequence GTGGCAACCACCGCTGATTTTAAAAATGGCCTTGTGCTCAAAATGGAGGGCAAGCTTCAGCAAATCATAGAGTTCCAGCATGTCAAGCCAGGTAAAGGCCCAGCGTTCGTACGTACCAAGCTTAAGGACGTCGTCTCCGGCAAGGTTGTAGACAAGACCTTCAATGCTGGCGTCAAGGTAGAAACAGCAACGGTTGACCGCCGTGATATGACCTACCTTTACAATGACGGCACCAGCTATGTGCTTATGGATGCAAAAACCTACGACCAAATTGAACTAGCACCACACCTTATGGGTGAAGGGGCTAAGTTTTTGCTGGAAAATACCGTTGTTCAGGTTTCCTTCCATGATGGCGAACCTTTGTTTGCAGAGTTGCCTGTTTCGGTAGAGCTTAAGGTTGAGCACACGGATCCAGGCCTCCAAGGAGACCGTTCCACGGGTGGAACCAAACCCGCAACTCTGGAAACCGGTGCCGAGATTCAAGTCCCACTCTTTATTGAAACCGGCAATGTTCTCAAAGTAGACACTCGCGACGGTTCGTACATTTCCCGCGTCAACAACTAG
- a CDS encoding aspartate carbamoyltransferase catalytic subunit → MKHLLSISDLTQDEIVHLMDEADRFQEALLDREVKKLPTLRGRTVFTMFYENSTRTRASFETAGKWMSADVINISASSSSVKKGESLQDTAATLHAIGADAIVMRHPSSGAAQQVAGWLDGPAIINAGDGSHQHPTQALLDAVTMRQRLGNITGRKIVIVGDCLHSRVVRSNVDLLSTLGAEVVLVAPPTLLPMGVETWPVRTAYDMDSELADADVVMMLRVQQERMHGGFFPSHREYATLYGLSKQRLAKIPEHAIVMHPGPMLRGMEINYAVADAPQTAILQQVSNGVHVRMAVLFNLIIGAGSPAL, encoded by the coding sequence GTGAAACACTTGCTTTCCATCTCGGATTTAACACAAGACGAGATTGTGCATCTTATGGATGAAGCCGACCGGTTTCAGGAAGCACTATTGGACCGTGAAGTAAAGAAACTGCCTACGCTTCGCGGTCGCACGGTGTTTACCATGTTCTATGAGAATTCCACTCGTACCCGTGCTTCATTTGAAACGGCGGGCAAATGGATGAGTGCGGATGTTATTAATATTTCTGCTTCATCATCGAGTGTGAAAAAAGGCGAATCACTGCAAGATACCGCTGCCACATTGCACGCAATTGGTGCCGATGCAATTGTAATGCGCCACCCGTCTTCAGGGGCTGCTCAACAAGTCGCCGGATGGTTAGATGGTCCAGCAATTATTAATGCTGGTGACGGTTCGCATCAGCACCCCACCCAAGCGCTTCTTGACGCCGTGACAATGCGTCAGCGGCTTGGAAATATCACTGGGCGAAAAATAGTTATTGTCGGCGACTGTTTGCATTCTCGAGTCGTCCGATCGAATGTGGATTTGTTATCGACATTGGGTGCTGAAGTCGTCTTGGTCGCCCCGCCAACCTTATTGCCGATGGGCGTCGAAACCTGGCCAGTGCGAACCGCCTATGATATGGACTCTGAACTCGCCGATGCCGATGTAGTTATGATGCTTCGAGTGCAACAAGAACGCATGCATGGCGGCTTTTTCCCATCCCACCGTGAATACGCAACGCTTTATGGTTTGTCTAAACAACGCCTGGCCAAAATCCCTGAACATGCAATCGTTATGCACCCGGGACCAATGCTACGAGGTATGGAAATTAACTATGCCGTAGCCGACGCCCCACAAACCGCTATTTTGCAGCAGGTTTCCAATGGTGTGCATGTGCGAATGGCAGTTCTATTTAATTTAATTATCGGTGCCGGTTCCCCCGCACTGTAA
- the aroB gene encoding 3-dehydroquinate synthase, which produces MNVIPVTGAAPYQVTIGHGLQEHILESIRKDCAKVLLIHQYPLAAQAQTLANVIQSRGIRVHLAEVPDAEAGKTLSVAEGLWDLCGSFGLGRRDTIIGLGGGAVTDLAGFVAACWMRGIDVIQVPTTLLAMVDAAVGGKTGINTSAGKNLVGAFHEPAAVCIDLDYLRTLPVDELIAGSAEIIKTGFIADEEILRLYEADSAACLQVEGYLPELIGRSVAVKARVVSNDLKESGLREILNYGHTFGHAVELRENFKWKHGNAVAVGMMFIAELAELHGLIDAHLVERHRSILESIGLPTTYVPGCFDELFTGMGRDKKNRDGKLRFVVLTGAGETARLEGPRIELLQAAYERISQ; this is translated from the coding sequence ATGAACGTTATCCCGGTTACCGGCGCGGCCCCGTACCAAGTAACGATCGGACACGGATTGCAGGAGCATATTCTGGAATCAATCCGCAAAGATTGTGCCAAAGTTCTGCTGATTCACCAGTATCCTCTTGCAGCACAGGCACAAACCTTGGCCAATGTTATTCAAAGCCGTGGCATTCGGGTGCATCTTGCAGAAGTGCCAGACGCTGAAGCCGGGAAAACACTTTCGGTTGCAGAAGGACTCTGGGATCTCTGCGGTAGCTTTGGTCTGGGCCGCCGTGACACAATTATTGGCCTGGGCGGGGGCGCAGTTACTGATCTCGCCGGATTTGTTGCCGCATGCTGGATGCGTGGTATCGATGTAATCCAGGTGCCAACCACATTATTGGCCATGGTAGATGCCGCTGTTGGTGGTAAAACGGGAATCAATACAAGTGCTGGTAAAAATCTTGTAGGTGCTTTCCATGAACCCGCTGCAGTATGTATTGATTTAGATTATTTGCGGACATTGCCCGTAGATGAGTTAATCGCGGGCTCCGCAGAAATAATTAAAACTGGTTTTATTGCAGACGAAGAAATTCTCCGATTATATGAAGCCGACTCCGCTGCTTGCCTACAAGTAGAAGGCTATCTACCAGAACTTATTGGGCGTTCAGTTGCGGTAAAAGCAAGGGTAGTTTCCAATGACCTGAAAGAGTCAGGTTTAAGAGAAATACTTAATTACGGGCATACATTTGGCCACGCTGTCGAACTCCGCGAAAACTTCAAATGGAAGCACGGTAATGCAGTCGCTGTTGGCATGATGTTTATCGCCGAATTAGCAGAACTTCATGGGCTTATCGACGCCCACTTAGTTGAGCGCCATAGAAGCATTCTGGAATCCATTGGGTTGCCAACTACCTACGTACCAGGTTGCTTTGATGAACTATTTACGGGCATGGGCCGAGATAAGAAAAACCGCGATGGAAAACTCCGTTTTGTGGTTTTAACTGGCGCCGGAGAAACCGCACGACTCGAAGGACCAAGAATCGAATTACTTCAAGCCGCCTATGAACGGATTAGCCAATAA
- the pyrR gene encoding bifunctional pyr operon transcriptional regulator/uracil phosphoribosyltransferase PyrR yields the protein MSEDTSATLELLSADDVHRTVARIAHQIIEKTALDADQADSILLLGIPSGGVPLAKRLAEKIKEFSGIDISVGALDITLYRDDLRSNPRRALRPTTIPDTGIDGATVILVDDVLYSGRTIRAALDALRDIGRPEQIQLAVFVDRGHRQLPIRADYVGKNLPTSRSEDISVLFSEIDGRDAVTLTRHDQGE from the coding sequence ATGAGCGAAGATACTTCGGCAACATTAGAACTGCTTAGCGCAGATGATGTTCACCGAACTGTCGCGCGCATCGCGCACCAGATTATTGAAAAAACGGCGCTAGATGCAGACCAGGCCGACTCAATACTTTTATTGGGCATTCCTTCGGGTGGAGTTCCATTAGCAAAACGGCTAGCGGAAAAAATCAAAGAATTTTCCGGGATTGATATTTCAGTGGGGGCACTTGATATCACACTCTACCGGGATGATTTACGTTCAAATCCACGCCGTGCACTTCGGCCAACAACGATTCCTGATACCGGAATTGATGGTGCCACGGTGATTTTGGTTGATGATGTTTTATATTCCGGACGAACAATCCGTGCAGCACTCGATGCATTGCGTGATATTGGTCGGCCAGAACAGATTCAACTCGCGGTATTTGTTGATCGTGGACACCGCCAATTGCCAATCCGCGCAGATTATGTTGGGAAAAACTTGCCCACGTCTCGTAGCGAGGATATTTCCGTACTATTTTCCGAAATTGATGGCCGCGACGCGGTCACGCTTACTCGCCATGATCAGGGGGAATAA
- the carA gene encoding glutamine-hydrolyzing carbamoyl-phosphate synthase small subunit: protein MTHTLKGDTVTQSTDHQPALLVLADGRVFRGEAFGAIGTRLGEAVFTTAMTGYQETMTDPSFHRQLVVFTAPHIGNTGWNDEDNESRGDQIWVAGVVIRDLSHQVSNWRAKRTLVDEMIAQNIVGIRGIDTRALVRHLRDHGSIAAGIFSGEAAQRPIEDLLAEVQAQPSMAGADLAGEVTTDEVYEVPAEGEERFTVVTYDMGVKLNSLRNLRARGVRCIVVPANTPLQEITQYNPDGVFVSNGPGDPATANEMVAIVRDILAAKIPFFGICFGNQILGRALGLSTYKMKFGHRGINVPVLDLAKGKVEITSQNHGFALEGKRGQEFDTDFGPAKVTHVCLNDEVVEGVALENGQAYSVQYHPEAAAGPHDANPLFDRFIDLMAAHTGRSTAETNQA, encoded by the coding sequence ATGACACATACATTGAAAGGTGATACTGTGACCCAATCCACCGATCATCAGCCAGCACTACTGGTGCTTGCTGACGGCCGCGTGTTCCGTGGCGAAGCTTTCGGCGCAATAGGTACTCGCTTGGGTGAAGCAGTGTTTACCACGGCTATGACCGGCTACCAAGAAACTATGACGGATCCGTCCTTCCACCGCCAACTCGTTGTGTTTACCGCGCCACATATTGGCAATACTGGTTGGAACGATGAAGATAATGAATCTCGTGGTGACCAGATTTGGGTCGCCGGGGTAGTTATTCGGGATCTTTCACACCAAGTTTCCAATTGGCGGGCGAAGCGCACATTGGTTGATGAAATGATCGCCCAAAACATTGTGGGCATTCGTGGCATAGATACCCGTGCCTTGGTTCGTCACCTCCGCGATCATGGATCGATTGCGGCTGGTATTTTCTCCGGTGAAGCAGCTCAGCGACCAATTGAAGATTTACTTGCTGAGGTCCAAGCGCAGCCATCAATGGCTGGTGCAGACTTGGCAGGGGAAGTCACCACAGATGAAGTTTATGAAGTCCCAGCTGAAGGCGAAGAACGCTTTACCGTAGTGACCTATGATATGGGGGTAAAACTTAATTCGTTGCGGAATCTCCGGGCACGAGGAGTGCGTTGTATCGTGGTTCCGGCAAACACACCACTACAAGAAATCACCCAATACAACCCAGACGGTGTGTTTGTTTCTAATGGTCCGGGTGACCCAGCAACCGCAAATGAAATGGTCGCTATTGTTCGTGATATTTTGGCGGCAAAGATCCCATTCTTTGGAATTTGCTTTGGCAATCAAATTCTTGGTCGGGCGCTTGGATTATCCACGTATAAAATGAAATTCGGTCACCGCGGAATTAATGTGCCAGTGCTCGATTTAGCAAAAGGCAAAGTGGAAATCACATCCCAAAATCATGGTTTTGCATTGGAAGGCAAACGAGGTCAGGAATTTGACACTGATTTTGGTCCGGCGAAAGTCACACACGTGTGCCTGAACGATGAGGTTGTAGAAGGCGTTGCATTGGAAAACGGTCAGGCGTATTCAGTGCAGTATCATCCAGAGGCTGCCGCCGGTCCGCATGATGCGAATCCGCTATTTGATCGCTTTATTGACCTTATGGCTGCGCACACCGGCCGATCAACTGCTGAAACGAACCAAGCATAA
- the aroQ gene encoding type II 3-dehydroquinate dehydratase: MHIFVLNGPNLDRLGKRQPEIYGTTTLADLEQQIEDKAKALGVQVTCLQSNYEGQLIEWVHEAADNNWPVVINPGGFTHTSVALRDALAEIDCVVEVHISNVHAREPFRQHSYISPIARGVIAGLGTHGYLLALEYICANS, encoded by the coding sequence ATGCATATTTTCGTATTAAATGGCCCCAATCTCGACCGTTTGGGAAAACGCCAACCGGAAATCTATGGGACCACAACACTCGCTGATCTCGAGCAACAGATCGAGGATAAAGCCAAAGCACTAGGTGTACAAGTAACCTGTTTGCAATCTAATTATGAGGGCCAGCTCATTGAATGGGTTCATGAAGCCGCAGACAATAACTGGCCCGTAGTTATTAATCCCGGAGGCTTTACCCACACTTCCGTAGCATTGCGCGATGCATTGGCTGAAATTGATTGCGTTGTTGAAGTGCATATCTCAAATGTTCATGCTCGGGAGCCATTCCGCCAACATAGCTATATTTCTCCGATTGCCCGAGGCGTAATTGCTGGTCTTGGTACCCACGGATATCTTTTGGCGTTAGAGTACATTTGCGCAAATTCCTAG